One region of Salvelinus namaycush isolate Seneca chromosome 3, SaNama_1.0, whole genome shotgun sequence genomic DNA includes:
- the LOC120044725 gene encoding inward rectifier potassium channel 2-like — translation MGSVRSHRYSIVSSEEDGMKLAAIAAVPNGYTNGTVAKVHAAQQQAVSRFVQKDGHCNVQFINMSEKGQRYLADLFTTCVDIRWRWMLIIFCLSFLLSWLFFGFVFWLVALSYGDLENETQMCVSNVNSFTAAFLFSVETQTTIGYGYRYVTEECPVAVFMVVFQSIFGCIIDAFIIGAIMAKMAKPKKRNETLLFSHYATVAMRDSKLCLMWRVGNLRKSHLVEAHVRAHLLRSRTTAEGEYIPLDQMDIDVGFDSGVDRVFLVSPITIVHEIDEDSPLYEMSKQELETSQFEMVVILEGMVEATAMTTQCRSSYVASEVLWGHRFEPVLFEENNYYKVDYSRFEKTYEVSSTPQCSARDLAEKKSLVSCSNSFCYENEVALEKKEEVKMEDQGAIENGIENATLEETNTDTVSVDSEHNQDTRSLTMPSEARPLRRESEI, via the exons ATGGGGAGCGTGCGAAGCCACCGCTACAGCATTGTCTCCTCCGAGGAAGATGGCATGAAGCTGGCCGCCATCGCCGCCGTGCCCAACGGCTACACCAACGGCACGGTGGCCAAGGTTCACGCGGCGCAGCAGCAGGCTGTGAGCCGCTTCGTCCAGAAGGACGGCCACTGCAACGTGCAGTTCATCAACATGAGCGAGAAGGGCCAACGTTACCTTGCCGACCTGTTCACCACCTGTGTGGACATCCGCTGGCGATGGATGTTGATCATCTTCTGcctgtccttcctcctctcctggcTCTTCTTCGGCTTCGTCTTCTGGCTGGTAGCGCTCTCCTACGGCGACTTGGAGAACGAGACGCAGATGTGCGTGTCCAACGTCAACAGCTTCACCGCCGCCTTCCTCTTCTCCGTGGAGACGCAGACCACCATTGGCTACGGCTACCGCTACGTCACCGAGGAGTGTCCCGTGGCCGTCTTCATGGTGGTCTTCCAGAGCATCTTCGGCTGCATCATCGACGCCTTCATCATTGGCGCCATCATGGCTAAGATGGCCAAGCCCAAGAAGAGGAACGAGACGCTGCTCTTCAGCCACTACGCCACGGTAGCCATGCGGGACAGCAAACTGTGTCTGATGTGGCGCGTGGGGAACCTGCGCAAGAGCCACCTGGTGGAGGCCCACGTGCGCGCCCACCTCCTCAGGTCGCGAACCACGGCCGAAGGCGAGTATATCCCCCTGGACCAGATGGACATCGACGTGGGCTTCGACAGCGGCGTCGACCGCGTCTTCCTGGTGTCGCCCATCACCATTGTCCACGAGATTGACGAGGACAGCCCCTTGTACGAGATGAGCAAGCAGGAGCTGGAAACGTCCCAGTTTGAGATGGTGGTGATCCTGGAAGGTATGGTGGAAGCCACGGCCATGACCACCCAGTGCCGCAGCTCCTACGTGGCCAGCGAGGTTCTCTGGGGCCACCGCTTCGAGCCAGTCCTGTTCGAGGAGAATAACTACTACAAGGTGGACTACTCGCGCTTCGAGAAAACCTACGAGGTGAGCAGCACGCCCCAGTGTAGTGCCAGGGACCTGGCCGAGAAGAAGTCTCTGGTCTCTTGCTCCAACTCCTTCTGTTATGAGAACGAGGTGGCCCTTGAAaaa aaggaggaggtaaAAATGGAGGATCAGGGTGCTATTGAGAACGGCATTGAGAATGCAACACTGGaggagacaaacacagacacagtctctGTAGATTCTGAACACAATCAGGATACCAGGAGTCTGACGATGCCTTCAGAAGCAAGGCCTCTAAGACGAGAATCAGAAATATGA
- the LOC120044156 gene encoding inward rectifier potassium channel 16-like, with the protein MDQQQCIIDTHHITTHTMGRGDLGRGEGKKRLRYMLKDGSCPVVFHQSPGQWSFFLADIFTTLVELRWRVMLLIFCLSYVLSWLFFSVLYFLIAYVHKDLEDHDSAPCVANVRSFTSAFLYSMSTQATIGYGFRVMTENCMVAIVVMTIQALMSCFIDTVVIGITVAKMACARKRAQTVGFSSCAVVNARDGALCLVWRIADFRRNHILEGTARAQLVRPTKHPSGMISVTYQDLDIQSRHLILATPASIVHKLEPGSPLYSLGPDSLTEEDFDLVVSFTYTGDSTGILHQTRTSYTPADIRWGQRFQDMVQVGRRHYKVDYALFHQTTWVQTPMVSAQEGDRGRPPTTESIVQSQQPFVRSSRKFRRSLADVSEEVVQEAWL; encoded by the coding sequence ATGGACCAGCAGCAGTGTATCATTGATACCCACCACATCACGACACACACCATGGGCAGAGGAGATCTTGGCCgaggggaggggaagaagaggcTGCGCTACATGCTGAAGGACGGTAGCTGCCCCGTGGTGTTCCACCAATCCCCGGGCCAGTGGAGCTTCTTCCTGGCCGACATCTTCACCACGCTAGTGGAGCTCCGCTGGAGGGTCATGCTCCTCATCTTCTGCCTCTCCTACGTCCTCTCCTGGCTCTTCTTCAGCGTCCTCTACTTCCTGATCGCCTACGTCCACAAAGACCTGGAGGACCATGACTCGGCTCCGTGTGTGGCGAACGTCCGCAGTTTCACCTCCGCCTTCCTGTACTCCATGTCGACCCAGGCGACTATCGGCTACGGCTTCCGGGTGATGACGGAGAACTGCATGGTGGCCATCGTAGTGATGACTATCCAGGCCCTGATGAGTTGCTTCATCGACACAGTCGTCATCGGCATCACCGTGGCCAAAATGGCGTGCGCGAGAAAGAGGGCGCAGACAGTGGGCTTCAGCAGCTGCGCTGTGGTCAACGCTCGCGACGGCGCCCTGTGCCTTGTGTGGCGTATTGCCGACTTCCGCAGGAACCACATCCTGGAAGGCACCGCCCGGGCACAGCTGGTCCGCCCCACGAAGCACCCCTCTGGGATGATCTCTGTGACCTACCAGGACCTAGACATCCAGAGTAGACACCTCATCCTGGCCACCCCGGCCAGCATCGTTCACAAGCTGGAGCCTGGGAGCCCCCTCTACAGCCTGGGACCGGACAGCCTGACGGAGGAGGACTTTGACCTGGTAGTGTCCTTCACCTACACCGGTGACTCCACAGGAATCCTGCACCAGACACGTACGTCTTACACCCCGGCGGACATCCGCTGGGGCCAGCGCTTCCAGGACATGGTGCAGGTGGGGAGGAGGCACTACAAGGTAGACTATGccctgtttcatcagaccacctGGGTGCAGACACCCATGGTCAGCGCCcaggagggggacagggggagacCGCCGACCACTGAGTCTATCGTCCAATCGCAGCAGCCTTTTGTGAGATCGAGCAGGAAATTCCGGAGGTCCTTGGCTGATGTCAGTGAGGAGGTGGTTCAGGAGGCGTGGCTCTGA